The Mesorhizobium sp. CAU 1732 genome includes a region encoding these proteins:
- a CDS encoding LysR family transcriptional regulator, producing MRQVNLRAVDLNLLTVLDALLEECSVTRAAVRLGMSQPAVSRALARLRSLFDDALLVDGPGGYLLSERAEQIVPVLRRALAGIGNMLDAPAFDPATATGRLRLSTPDLYAAVIGPPLLAHIGREAPGLNLDIVAPGPAIIGDLEEGTLEAVIGVIDDAPAGIQRRGLFDDGYVTLLRAGHPAADDALTLGRFLELDHIAISVTGVGSTPVDDVLAMTRHKRRVKVTVPNFLAAVEIAAQSDLVMTLPESLARMAAGVNRFVMRTPPADPGRFTLSMLWHARHQASPRHVWLRDAIVHAAAQVERKVPSGD from the coding sequence ATGCGCCAGGTGAATTTACGTGCTGTCGATCTTAATCTTCTCACCGTGCTAGACGCGCTTCTCGAAGAGTGCAGCGTCACGCGCGCTGCCGTTCGTCTCGGCATGAGCCAGCCGGCCGTCAGCCGTGCGCTTGCGCGTTTGCGATCGCTGTTCGACGACGCGCTGCTGGTCGACGGACCGGGCGGCTATCTGTTGAGCGAACGTGCCGAGCAGATCGTACCGGTTCTGCGCCGGGCATTGGCGGGCATCGGCAACATGCTGGACGCTCCGGCCTTCGATCCGGCCACCGCGACAGGACGCCTGCGCCTGTCGACGCCGGACCTTTATGCCGCCGTCATCGGTCCCCCTCTGCTTGCCCATATCGGCCGAGAAGCCCCCGGACTGAATCTCGACATCGTCGCGCCGGGGCCGGCGATTATCGGTGACCTGGAAGAAGGCACGCTCGAAGCGGTGATCGGCGTCATCGACGATGCCCCGGCAGGAATACAGCGTCGCGGACTGTTCGACGACGGATATGTGACGCTTCTGCGGGCGGGACATCCGGCGGCCGATGATGCATTGACGCTGGGGCGTTTCCTCGAACTCGATCATATCGCGATCAGTGTCACCGGCGTTGGATCGACCCCGGTCGACGACGTTCTCGCCATGACCCGGCACAAAAGGCGCGTGAAGGTGACGGTGCCGAACTTCCTCGCGGCGGTCGAGATCGCGGCGCAATCCGACCTCGTGATGACCCTGCCGGAGAGCCTGGCTCGCATGGCTGCCGGGGTGAACCGCTTCGTCATGCGAACGCCGCCGGCCGATCCGGGCCGTTTTACGCTCAGCATGCTCTGGCACGCCCGTCATCAGGCCTCGCCGCGCCATGTCTGGCTGCGCGACGCGATCGTCCATGCTGCCGCTCAGGTGGAGCGAAAAGTCCCAAGTGGCGATTAG
- a CDS encoding NAD(P)-binding domain-containing protein yields the protein MVAVKVDIAVIGAGQAGLSSAYHLRRIGLEPDLDFVVFDQAAGPGGAWQFRWPSLTLATVNRVHDLPGLKLEEVIEVAPSEQVQASVAVPQYYQAYEKAFDLRIHRPVKVKVVCDRGERLRVETDAGLFSVRGIINATGTWTTPYIPDIPGKNRFAGRQLHTRDYRTAEEFRGKHVVVVGAGISALQLLDETSRVTTTTWVTRREPEFHKGPFTPEVGRAAVALVEERVRQGLPPTSVVSVTGIPITPTIEEMRRRGVLNRRPMFTKITESGVRWEDGSEVAADVILWCTGFRSSLDHLAPLQFREEGGGIIMTGRLATQVEKDPRIHLVGYGPSSSTIGANRAGAAAARELATLLKLPS from the coding sequence ATGGTGGCGGTCAAAGTCGACATTGCCGTCATCGGTGCCGGCCAGGCGGGGCTCTCTTCGGCATATCATCTCCGTCGGATCGGTCTCGAACCGGACCTGGATTTTGTGGTTTTCGACCAGGCGGCGGGCCCGGGTGGCGCTTGGCAGTTTCGCTGGCCCTCGCTGACGCTGGCGACCGTCAACCGGGTTCACGATCTTCCCGGTCTCAAGCTGGAGGAAGTCATCGAAGTTGCCCCCTCTGAGCAAGTCCAAGCCTCGGTTGCGGTGCCGCAATATTACCAGGCCTATGAGAAAGCCTTTGACCTGCGCATCCATCGCCCGGTGAAGGTCAAGGTCGTCTGCGACCGGGGAGAGCGGCTGCGTGTCGAGACCGATGCGGGCCTCTTTTCCGTGCGGGGAATCATTAACGCGACCGGAACCTGGACAACGCCCTACATCCCCGACATTCCCGGAAAGAACAGGTTCGCCGGAAGGCAGCTTCACACGAGGGACTACCGAACCGCTGAGGAGTTCAGGGGCAAGCATGTGGTGGTGGTCGGTGCCGGCATTTCTGCCCTCCAACTTCTCGACGAGACTTCCCGAGTCACGACCACGACATGGGTCACCCGCCGCGAGCCTGAGTTCCACAAAGGTCCGTTTACGCCGGAAGTGGGACGCGCAGCCGTTGCCTTGGTTGAAGAGCGTGTCAGGCAGGGCCTTCCTCCGACGTCGGTCGTATCGGTTACAGGTATTCCCATAACGCCGACCATCGAAGAGATGCGCCGGCGCGGCGTCCTGAACAGACGTCCGATGTTCACAAAGATCACGGAGAGCGGTGTGCGATGGGAAGACGGGAGCGAGGTCGCGGCCGACGTCATTCTATGGTGTACGGGGTTCCGCAGCTCGCTCGATCACCTTGCTCCATTGCAGTTTCGGGAAGAAGGCGGCGGTATCATCATGACTGGACGTCTGGCGACGCAGGTTGAAAAGGACCCTCGCATCCACCTGGTCGGTTACGGCCCGTCCTCATCGACGATCGGG